Proteins encoded in a region of the Streptomyces sp. NBC_00310 genome:
- a CDS encoding bifunctional acetate--CoA ligase family protein/GNAT family N-acetyltransferase, whose protein sequence is MTDDDRSRPMVHALLADGTTVCIRAVTPRDRAQLQGLYEEMSPEHLRMRFFAASRRSAAMAADRACAPPRPGYRALLAETHGQVIGLAEYETGEDKASAEISVAVAEGLHHRGVGTLLVEHLVSAARADGVSTFTADALSENRQVLRLFADLGLRTARHFEGPEVRCTIELAEDETYLSTVETRGRAADVASLVPLLRPDAIAVVGAGRRPGSVGRALLHHLHAGGYTRHLYAVNPAASSILGVPSHPSVGALPRIPDLAVLAVPAAVVPAVAEECGKAGVRALLVVTAGLDADQARALLAACRSHGMRLVGPNCLGISNTDPELKLDATFAAGHPRPGTAGVAVQSGGVGIALLDGLSRLGIGVSSFASLGDKYDVSGNDMLQWWESDGTTDLALLHLESFGNPRAFSRTARRVTRRLPVLTVDAGRTEAGRRAAASHTAAAATRTMTRGALFTQAGITATRSIGELLETAALMHSQPLPAGPRVAIVTNAGGAGVLAADACAEAGLSLPPPTPALIDDLLAVLPDGAAAGNPVDATAAVTEEQLKDCVDRIMRYPGIDAVLLALVPTAVAEATGDDLIRALTDAPGHRARPVAAVRLEQDLPVRLLPAADGGTIPSYAEPGAAARALAHAARRSAWLSRPAGTIPTLVQVDSARAHAVAEAYLTAHADGGWLDPRTCAELLACYGIPQLPWAWAETEDDAVLAAERLRGADGRVVLKAHWPGLLHKSEQRAVHLDLQGDAQVRAAFRDFETRFAGLMTGVVVQPLAARGTELFAGVMQDQVFGPLVLFGLGGTATEVLADHAARLAPLTDHDVHDLITAPRCAPLLFGTHGGGPVDLEGLEQLLLRLSRMASDLPQLAEADFNPVLATPGEVTVLDARVRLLPRMPQDPYLRRLR, encoded by the coding sequence ATGACGGACGACGACCGCAGCCGACCCATGGTTCACGCCCTGCTCGCGGACGGCACCACCGTGTGCATCCGGGCCGTGACGCCGAGGGACCGTGCACAGCTCCAGGGGTTGTACGAGGAGATGTCCCCGGAGCATCTCCGGATGCGGTTCTTCGCCGCGAGCCGGCGCTCCGCCGCGATGGCGGCCGACCGGGCCTGTGCGCCGCCGCGCCCCGGATACCGGGCGCTCCTGGCCGAGACGCACGGCCAGGTGATCGGCCTGGCCGAGTACGAGACCGGCGAGGACAAGGCATCGGCCGAGATCTCCGTCGCCGTGGCCGAGGGACTGCACCACCGGGGCGTCGGCACCCTCCTCGTGGAACATCTGGTCTCGGCTGCCCGCGCGGACGGCGTCAGCACGTTCACCGCTGACGCGCTCAGCGAGAACCGCCAAGTGCTCCGGCTCTTCGCCGATCTGGGACTGCGTACGGCCCGTCACTTCGAGGGCCCTGAGGTGCGCTGCACCATCGAGCTCGCGGAGGATGAGACGTACCTGTCCACGGTGGAGACACGTGGTCGGGCCGCGGATGTGGCCAGCCTGGTGCCGCTGCTGCGGCCGGACGCCATCGCGGTGGTCGGTGCCGGGCGCAGGCCCGGGTCGGTGGGACGGGCTCTCCTGCACCATCTGCACGCGGGTGGTTACACCCGGCACCTGTACGCAGTGAACCCCGCCGCGAGCTCGATCCTCGGCGTCCCTTCCCACCCGTCGGTCGGTGCCCTGCCCAGGATCCCCGACCTCGCGGTGCTCGCCGTGCCCGCCGCCGTGGTCCCGGCGGTCGCCGAGGAGTGCGGGAAGGCGGGCGTACGCGCCCTGCTCGTCGTCACCGCCGGGCTGGACGCGGACCAGGCCCGGGCCCTGCTGGCCGCCTGCCGTTCGCACGGCATGCGGCTGGTGGGCCCCAACTGCCTCGGCATCTCCAACACCGACCCGGAGCTGAAGCTCGACGCGACCTTCGCCGCCGGCCATCCGCGCCCGGGCACGGCCGGTGTCGCCGTACAGTCCGGCGGGGTCGGCATCGCGCTGCTCGACGGCCTGTCCCGGCTGGGCATCGGCGTCTCGTCCTTCGCCTCCCTCGGCGACAAGTACGACGTCAGCGGCAACGACATGCTCCAGTGGTGGGAGAGCGACGGCACCACCGACCTCGCCCTGCTGCACCTGGAGTCGTTCGGCAACCCGCGCGCCTTCTCCCGCACCGCCCGGCGCGTCACCCGCCGCCTGCCCGTGCTCACCGTGGACGCGGGCCGCACCGAGGCGGGCCGGCGCGCCGCCGCCTCCCACACCGCGGCCGCCGCCACCCGCACCATGACCCGCGGGGCCCTGTTCACGCAGGCCGGTATCACCGCCACCCGGTCGATCGGTGAGCTCCTGGAGACCGCCGCCCTGATGCACTCCCAGCCGCTGCCCGCGGGACCGCGCGTGGCGATCGTCACCAACGCGGGCGGAGCCGGTGTCCTCGCCGCCGACGCGTGTGCCGAGGCCGGACTGTCCCTGCCCCCGCCGACCCCGGCACTGATCGACGACCTGCTCGCCGTCCTCCCGGACGGCGCGGCGGCCGGCAACCCCGTCGACGCCACCGCCGCCGTCACGGAGGAGCAGCTCAAGGACTGCGTGGACCGGATCATGCGGTACCCGGGCATCGATGCCGTACTGCTGGCCCTTGTTCCCACCGCGGTGGCCGAGGCGACCGGTGACGACCTGATCCGGGCCCTCACCGACGCTCCCGGTCACCGGGCACGTCCGGTGGCCGCCGTACGTCTCGAACAGGATCTGCCCGTCAGGCTGTTGCCCGCCGCGGACGGCGGCACCATCCCCTCGTACGCCGAACCCGGGGCAGCGGCAAGGGCTTTGGCGCACGCGGCCCGCCGTTCGGCGTGGCTGAGCCGCCCGGCGGGGACGATCCCGACACTGGTCCAGGTCGATTCGGCCCGCGCGCACGCGGTCGCCGAGGCGTACCTGACCGCGCACGCGGACGGCGGCTGGCTCGACCCGCGCACCTGCGCCGAACTGCTCGCCTGCTACGGCATCCCGCAACTGCCCTGGGCCTGGGCCGAGACCGAGGACGACGCAGTCCTGGCGGCCGAGCGGCTGCGCGGTGCCGACGGCCGGGTGGTCCTGAAGGCACACTGGCCGGGCCTGCTCCACAAGAGTGAACAGCGCGCCGTTCATCTCGATCTCCAGGGAGATGCCCAGGTGCGTGCCGCCTTCCGCGACTTCGAGACCCGGTTCGCCGGACTCATGACCGGAGTGGTGGTCCAGCCGCTCGCCGCGCGCGGCACCGAACTGTTCGCGGGCGTGATGCAGGACCAGGTCTTCGGCCCGCTCGTCCTCTTCGGGCTCGGCGGCACCGCGACCGAGGTCTTGGCCGACCACGCTGCCCGGCTCGCCCCGCTCACCGACCACGACGTGCACGACCTGATCACGGCCCCGCGCTGCGCCCCGCTGCTGTTCGGCACGCACGGCGGCGGACCGGTCGACCTCGAAGGGCTCGAACAACTGCTCCTGCGCCTGTCCCGCATGGCGAGCGACCTGCCGCAGCTCGCCGAAGCCGACTTCAACCCCGTCCTCGCGACACCCGGCGAGGTCACCGTGCTGGACGCACGCGTGCGCCTGCTGCCGCGCATGCCACAGGACCCCTACCTGCGCCGACTGCGCTGA
- a CDS encoding DUF4389 domain-containing protein, which yields MTTPVGFPDSPVQVNARIDTPLSRWLWLVKWILAIPHYVVLCFLWIAFTVVTVIAFFAILFTERYPRALFDFNLGVMRWSWRVAYYSYDTLGTDRYPPFSLGEEPDYPARLDIAYPERLSRGLVLVKWWLLAIPHYLVIAFFTGGSHLGWSSGGLIGVLTLIAAVILAFTEKYPKDLFDLIVGLNRWVLRVAAYATLMTDKYPPFRLDLGGSETTTPEERA from the coding sequence ATGACGACCCCGGTGGGATTTCCGGACAGCCCGGTCCAGGTGAACGCGCGTATCGACACGCCACTGTCCCGATGGCTGTGGCTCGTGAAGTGGATCCTCGCCATTCCCCACTACGTGGTGCTGTGTTTCCTCTGGATCGCCTTCACCGTGGTGACCGTGATCGCGTTCTTCGCCATCCTGTTCACCGAGCGCTACCCCCGCGCCCTGTTCGACTTCAACCTGGGAGTGATGCGCTGGAGTTGGCGGGTCGCCTACTACTCGTACGACACCCTGGGCACCGACCGGTACCCGCCGTTCAGCCTGGGCGAGGAACCGGATTACCCGGCACGGCTGGACATCGCCTACCCGGAGCGGCTCTCCCGCGGCCTGGTGCTGGTGAAGTGGTGGCTCCTGGCCATCCCGCACTACCTCGTCATCGCCTTCTTCACCGGTGGCTCCCACCTCGGCTGGTCGTCCGGCGGCCTGATCGGGGTGCTGACGCTCATCGCGGCCGTGATCCTGGCCTTCACCGAGAAGTATCCGAAGGACCTGTTCGACCTGATCGTCGGCCTCAACCGCTGGGTCCTGCGGGTCGCCGCGTACGCCACTCTGATGACGGACAAGTACCCGCCGTTCCGCCTGGACCTGGGCGGCTCGGAGACGACCACTCCGGAAGAGCGGGCCTGA
- a CDS encoding zinc-dependent alcohol dehydrogenase family protein: MKALVFHGSGKSAWEEVADPGLQEATDAIVRVDAVTICGTDLHILKGDVPEVRPGTVLGHEAVGEIVEVGGDVRGVRPGDRVLVSCITACGRCRFCRESAYGQCRGGGGWILGHLINGTQAEYVRVPYADLSVYPLPGSVDSKDAVLLADIFPTAYEVGVLNGHVRPGDTVVVVGAGPIGLAAIATAQLYTPEKIIAVDLAPSRLDAAKRLGADAVAAAGEEAEQLVADLTEGLGADVVIEAVGVPESFETCTRMVRPGGHVANIGVHGKPATLHLEDLWIRNVTITTGLVDTRSTPTLLRMMAAGRLSAASMVTHTFPLDRMEEAYDVFSRAGDTGALKVVLGEPQHDVLTVRAS; this comes from the coding sequence ATGAAAGCACTCGTATTCCACGGTTCCGGCAAGTCCGCCTGGGAGGAGGTCGCGGACCCGGGGCTGCAGGAGGCCACCGACGCGATCGTCCGCGTCGACGCCGTGACCATCTGTGGGACCGACCTGCACATCCTCAAGGGCGATGTGCCGGAGGTACGCCCCGGCACGGTGCTCGGGCACGAAGCCGTCGGCGAGATCGTCGAGGTGGGCGGCGACGTGCGCGGTGTCCGGCCCGGCGACCGTGTCCTGGTCTCGTGCATCACGGCGTGCGGCCGCTGCCGCTTCTGCCGGGAGAGCGCGTACGGGCAGTGCCGGGGCGGCGGAGGCTGGATCCTCGGCCACCTGATCAACGGCACCCAGGCCGAGTACGTCCGTGTGCCGTACGCGGATCTGTCCGTGTACCCGCTCCCCGGTTCGGTGGACAGCAAGGACGCCGTCCTGCTGGCCGACATCTTCCCCACCGCCTACGAGGTCGGTGTGCTGAACGGGCACGTGCGCCCCGGAGACACCGTCGTGGTGGTCGGAGCGGGGCCCATCGGCCTCGCCGCGATCGCCACCGCGCAGCTGTACACGCCCGAGAAGATCATCGCCGTGGATCTCGCCCCGTCCCGGCTGGACGCCGCCAAGCGTCTGGGCGCCGATGCCGTGGCCGCCGCGGGTGAGGAGGCCGAGCAGTTGGTCGCCGACCTCACCGAAGGGCTCGGCGCCGACGTGGTCATCGAAGCGGTCGGGGTGCCGGAGAGTTTCGAGACGTGCACGCGCATGGTGCGGCCCGGCGGGCATGTGGCCAATATCGGCGTACACGGCAAGCCCGCGACACTGCACCTCGAAGATCTGTGGATCAGGAACGTGACGATCACGACGGGCCTGGTCGACACCCGTTCCACTCCCACGCTGCTGCGCATGATGGCCGCCGGCCGGCTGTCCGCGGCGTCCATGGTCACCCACACGTTCCCGCTGGACCGGATGGAGGAGGCGTACGACGTCTTCTCGCGGGCCGGCGACACCGGTGCGCTCAAGGTCGTTCTCGGCGAGCCGCAGCACGATGTGCTGACGGTCCGAGCGTCCTGA
- a CDS encoding potassium channel family protein — protein sequence MNVLIAGAGRLGTQVAQVLAAAHNEVTLIDADDDRVAELEGRLPLRLVAGDACEPALLEHAGALTADLVIATTGDDEDNLVISLLAKRQFAVDRVAARVNDAENAWLFDERWGVDVAVPAATPLISLIEEATGATDTVALLRLSKAGVDVIETAITPQSRTAGHALADVPLPDGTVIATIVRDGQPTVPTPTFTLRAGDELLLVSHTATEQEIHAAFQ from the coding sequence ATGAACGTGCTCATCGCAGGGGCCGGACGGCTCGGCACCCAGGTCGCCCAGGTGCTCGCCGCCGCCCACAACGAGGTGACGCTGATCGACGCCGATGACGACCGCGTCGCCGAGCTGGAGGGCCGCCTCCCCCTCCGCCTGGTCGCCGGCGACGCCTGCGAACCCGCCCTCCTGGAACACGCGGGAGCCCTCACCGCCGACCTCGTCATCGCCACCACCGGCGACGACGAGGACAACCTCGTCATCAGTCTGCTCGCCAAACGGCAGTTCGCCGTGGACCGCGTCGCCGCCCGCGTCAACGACGCCGAGAACGCCTGGTTGTTCGACGAGCGCTGGGGCGTCGACGTCGCCGTCCCCGCCGCCACCCCGCTGATCTCCCTCATCGAGGAGGCCACCGGCGCCACCGACACGGTCGCCCTCCTGCGGCTGAGCAAGGCGGGCGTCGATGTCATCGAAACCGCGATCACCCCGCAGTCCCGCACCGCGGGCCACGCCCTCGCCGACGTACCGCTGCCCGACGGCACCGTCATCGCCACCATCGTCCGCGACGGGCAACCGACCGTCCCCACACCGACGTTCACACTCCGAGCCGGCGACGAACTCCTGCTGGTCTCCCACACCGCCACCGAGCAGGAGATCCACGCCGCGTTCCAATGA
- a CDS encoding potassium channel family protein, with protein sequence MRVIIVGCGRVGSALAVQLAAEGHDVHVVDRCPKAARRLPDTSRIHFHEGNGYSRAVLEAAGIEHADAFVAVTSGDNSNIVSARTAKETYRVPNVLARIHDPRRADIYRELGIPTIGSVRWTVHRIHRMLLHRHLSPEISFGNGETLLYRSELPAYLTGRRLAEFDVDGEIRVVEVTRGGHSLVPAHSTTGRPGDLVTFAVAATALGRLRGFLDKELGT encoded by the coding sequence ATGAGAGTGATCATCGTGGGCTGCGGACGAGTGGGTTCCGCACTCGCCGTCCAGCTCGCCGCCGAGGGGCACGACGTGCACGTCGTCGACCGGTGCCCCAAGGCGGCCCGGCGGCTGCCCGACACCTCCCGCATCCACTTCCACGAAGGAAACGGCTACAGCCGGGCCGTACTGGAGGCGGCCGGTATCGAGCACGCCGACGCCTTCGTGGCCGTCACCTCCGGGGACAACAGCAACATCGTCAGCGCGCGGACGGCGAAGGAGACCTACCGGGTGCCGAACGTCCTCGCCCGCATCCACGACCCCCGACGCGCCGACATCTACCGTGAGCTCGGCATCCCCACCATCGGCAGCGTCCGCTGGACGGTCCACCGGATCCACCGGATGCTGCTGCACCGCCACCTCTCCCCCGAGATCAGCTTCGGCAACGGCGAGACCCTGCTCTACCGCTCCGAGCTGCCGGCCTATCTGACCGGGCGGCGACTGGCCGAGTTCGATGTCGACGGCGAGATCCGCGTCGTCGAGGTCACCCGTGGCGGCCACTCCCTCGTCCCCGCCCACAGCACCACCGGGCGCCCGGGTGATCTGGTCACCTTCGCCGTCGCCGCCACCGCGCTGGGCAGGCTGCGCGGCTTCCTGGACAAGGAGCTGGGGACATGA
- a CDS encoding cation-translocating P-type ATPase: MSVGAKATAPGGRGDRPADAGPGPEAASTVQGLPSDDVFTSLDTSARGLSATEARTRLDRYGANELPRSGRTRVWRQLGSQFTDLFAMVLIVASGITFVAYTLEQPRDVGTLQLAFAILGVVVLNAGIGFAQEYSAERTAESLQAMVPHTCRALRDGVRLELPVRELVPGDVVVMEAGDAVSADCRVVEAHELSVNNAPLTGESNAVGRTAEPVSAGPLLEARNCLFMGTDVVAGSGRAVVFATGAETEFGKIYRLAAAAPRQKTPLQLQVASMARRVAGAALAIGALMFAVRLPTGEPLVPLFVFALGVMVALVPEGLPATLSVSLAIGVRRMARRHALVKQLLAVEALGSTTVICTDKTGTLTQAEMTVAEVWADGLLHPVTGVGYAPVGEVHEPAAVRELLRVAGLCCNARLVPPTDLRRWRVLGDTTEGALLVAAAKAGVDLDAAEVATPRVTEFPFDSERKLMTTVHRGGAGHHAYAKGAPSELLARCTAIAWEGERRPLTEETRAAVVAASDELASQGLRVLAVAWREVSGPRPTQAEAESGLTLLGLVGMLDPPRPEVTDAVRACRRAGIRIVMVTGDHPLTAEAVARRVGIVLGPTPLVVTGARLDTLDGDALDALSAESSELLLCRVSPEHKMRVVTAFQRRGEVVAVTGDGANDAPALKHADIGVAMGASGTDVAREAASMVLLDDSFASIATAVRLGRSVYQNIRKFLVYVFSSNIGELGPILAATFAGFPLVPISAVQILAIDLGSDVLPALALGAEPPEADVMDRPPRSRREPLFSAAVVGRILFLGGIQALGVSAVFFWHINSAGIPFGDFTEDDPVYREAVTMVQAGIVLSQFFISLAMRTDRQSVLKAGLLSNPALLAAGFLGIAFMAAISYLPVLQAVFNTAPLAAGDWALLAGLGVLPLLADEARKGWLRHHRAEARKGVNR, translated from the coding sequence ATGAGCGTCGGCGCGAAGGCCACGGCGCCCGGCGGCCGGGGTGACCGGCCGGCCGACGCCGGGCCCGGTCCGGAAGCGGCGTCGACCGTTCAGGGGCTGCCCTCCGACGACGTCTTCACCTCCTTGGACACCTCGGCACGGGGACTGTCGGCGACGGAGGCGCGGACGAGGCTGGACCGGTATGGGGCCAACGAGCTGCCGCGCTCGGGTCGCACGCGTGTGTGGCGGCAGCTGGGGTCACAGTTCACGGACCTGTTCGCGATGGTGCTGATCGTCGCCTCGGGGATCACCTTCGTCGCGTACACGCTGGAGCAGCCCCGTGACGTGGGTACCCTGCAGCTCGCCTTCGCCATTCTCGGCGTGGTGGTGCTGAACGCCGGCATCGGTTTCGCCCAGGAGTACTCGGCGGAGCGCACGGCCGAGTCCCTGCAGGCGATGGTGCCGCACACGTGCCGGGCGCTGCGCGACGGTGTGCGGCTGGAGCTGCCGGTCCGCGAGCTGGTGCCCGGGGACGTGGTGGTGATGGAGGCCGGGGACGCGGTGTCGGCCGACTGCCGCGTCGTGGAGGCGCATGAACTGTCAGTGAACAACGCTCCGTTGACCGGGGAGAGCAACGCCGTCGGCCGCACGGCCGAACCGGTGTCGGCCGGACCGCTGCTGGAGGCCCGCAACTGCCTGTTCATGGGCACGGACGTCGTCGCCGGGTCGGGCAGGGCCGTGGTCTTCGCCACCGGCGCGGAGACGGAGTTCGGGAAGATCTACCGCCTGGCCGCGGCGGCGCCGCGACAGAAGACCCCGCTGCAGCTTCAGGTGGCCTCGATGGCCCGGCGCGTGGCTGGGGCGGCACTGGCGATCGGCGCCCTGATGTTCGCTGTTCGACTCCCCACCGGGGAGCCGCTGGTCCCGCTGTTCGTGTTCGCCCTCGGAGTCATGGTCGCGCTCGTTCCGGAGGGGCTGCCCGCGACGCTCTCGGTGTCGCTGGCGATCGGCGTGCGGCGCATGGCGCGGCGGCACGCGCTGGTCAAGCAGCTGCTCGCGGTGGAGGCGCTGGGCTCGACGACCGTGATCTGCACCGACAAGACCGGCACGCTCACCCAGGCGGAGATGACGGTCGCCGAGGTGTGGGCCGACGGTCTCCTGCACCCCGTGACGGGGGTGGGGTACGCACCCGTCGGCGAGGTGCACGAGCCGGCCGCGGTGCGTGAGCTGCTGCGCGTGGCGGGGCTGTGCTGCAATGCCCGGCTCGTCCCGCCGACGGACCTCAGGCGCTGGCGGGTGCTCGGCGACACCACCGAGGGAGCGCTGCTCGTCGCCGCCGCCAAGGCCGGTGTCGACCTGGACGCGGCGGAAGTGGCGACCCCGCGCGTCACCGAGTTCCCCTTCGACTCGGAGCGCAAGCTGATGACGACGGTGCACCGCGGCGGTGCGGGCCACCACGCGTATGCCAAGGGAGCGCCCTCGGAGCTGTTGGCCCGCTGCACGGCGATCGCGTGGGAGGGCGAGCGCCGGCCGCTGACCGAGGAGACGCGCGCGGCCGTCGTCGCCGCGAGCGACGAGCTCGCGTCCCAGGGGCTGCGGGTGCTGGCCGTGGCGTGGCGAGAGGTGTCCGGGCCCCGTCCCACGCAGGCGGAGGCGGAGTCCGGACTGACGTTGCTCGGCCTGGTCGGCATGCTCGACCCGCCGCGGCCCGAGGTCACCGACGCGGTCAGGGCCTGCCGTCGGGCCGGTATCCGCATCGTCATGGTCACCGGCGACCATCCGCTGACCGCCGAGGCGGTCGCCCGCCGGGTGGGCATCGTGCTCGGGCCCACTCCCCTCGTGGTGACCGGCGCCCGGCTCGACACCCTGGACGGCGACGCGCTGGACGCTCTGTCGGCCGAGTCGTCGGAGCTGCTGCTGTGCCGGGTCAGCCCGGAACACAAGATGCGTGTGGTCACCGCCTTCCAGCGGCGCGGCGAGGTGGTGGCGGTCACCGGGGACGGCGCCAACGACGCCCCGGCGCTCAAACACGCGGACATCGGCGTCGCGATGGGGGCCTCGGGCACCGACGTCGCCCGGGAGGCCGCGTCGATGGTGCTGCTGGACGACTCCTTCGCCTCCATCGCCACGGCGGTGCGACTGGGCCGCTCGGTCTACCAGAACATCCGCAAGTTCCTCGTCTACGTGTTCTCCAGCAATATCGGTGAGCTCGGCCCGATCCTGGCCGCCACGTTCGCCGGGTTCCCGCTGGTGCCCATCAGCGCGGTACAGATCCTGGCCATCGACCTGGGATCCGACGTGCTGCCCGCCCTGGCGCTGGGCGCGGAGCCGCCGGAAGCCGACGTGATGGACCGCCCGCCGCGCTCCCGCCGCGAGCCGCTGTTCTCGGCCGCGGTGGTGGGCCGGATTCTGTTCCTGGGCGGCATCCAGGCTCTCGGCGTGTCCGCCGTGTTCTTCTGGCACATCAACTCCGCGGGTATCCCCTTCGGCGACTTCACCGAGGACGATCCCGTCTACCGGGAGGCGGTCACCATGGTCCAGGCCGGGATCGTACTCAGCCAGTTCTTCATCTCTCTCGCGATGCGCACGGACCGACAGAGCGTCCTGAAGGCCGGGCTGCTGTCCAACCCCGCGCTGCTGGCCGCCGGATTCCTCGGCATCGCCTTCATGGCCGCGATCAGCTACCTCCCCGTGCTGCAGGCGGTCTTCAACACCGCGCCGCTGGCCGCCGGGGACTGGGCGCTCCTGGCCGGACTCGGAGTACTGCCGCTGCTGGCGGACGAGGCCCGCAAGGGATGGCTTCGTCACCACCGGGCCGAGGCCCGGAAAGGGGTGAACCGATGA
- a CDS encoding SDR family oxidoreductase — protein MERLTERVAIVTGGARGIGAATARLLAAEGAAVVVADVLDAEGAALATELGGRTRYTHLDVTSEEGWKAVVSETERELGPVSVLVNNAGIVEWATIEEQTLESFRRVVDVNLQGAWLGIRTAVPSLRRAGGGVIVNMSSSAGLTGYAGVGSYVASKWGLRGLTKTAALELGADRIRVCSVHPGVVHTAMTADIEESFASGQPIPRFGEPEEVARMVVFIVAEATYSTGTEFVLDGGATSGTPAVLPSAH, from the coding sequence ATGGAACGGCTCACGGAGCGGGTGGCGATCGTCACCGGCGGTGCACGGGGAATCGGAGCCGCGACCGCGCGGCTGCTCGCGGCCGAGGGCGCCGCCGTGGTGGTCGCCGACGTCCTGGACGCCGAGGGCGCGGCGCTGGCCACGGAACTCGGCGGCCGGACCCGGTACACGCACCTCGACGTCACCAGCGAGGAAGGCTGGAAGGCGGTGGTGTCGGAAACGGAACGTGAGCTGGGACCGGTCTCGGTGCTGGTCAACAACGCCGGGATCGTCGAGTGGGCCACCATCGAGGAACAGACCCTGGAGTCGTTCCGCCGGGTCGTCGACGTCAACCTGCAGGGCGCCTGGCTGGGCATCCGCACCGCTGTGCCGTCGTTGCGCCGGGCCGGCGGCGGCGTGATCGTGAACATGTCCTCCAGCGCGGGGCTGACCGGCTACGCCGGCGTCGGCTCGTACGTGGCCAGCAAATGGGGACTGCGCGGTCTGACGAAGACCGCGGCGCTGGAACTCGGTGCCGACCGGATCCGGGTCTGCTCCGTCCACCCCGGTGTCGTACACACCGCGATGACGGCCGACATCGAAGAGTCGTTCGCCTCCGGACAGCCCATCCCGCGCTTCGGGGAGCCGGAGGAGGTCGCCCGCATGGTCGTGTTCATCGTCGCCGAGGCCACCTACTCGACGGGCACCGAGTTCGTTCTCGACGGTGGCGCGACCAGCGGAACTCCGGCTGTCCTGCCGTCGGCCCACTGA
- a CDS encoding universal stress protein: protein MKDTAVRNEVIVGIDPRGQAVPALAWAVDEAVRRRSPLRLVLAVPPPPGEQHIDTSWRRSMLKAQGEDALAEAVATVRALDADVPVETELLDGTPSVVLCQKARSARLVVVGSRRLSRPEELLSAGSVAVPVSARADCPVVVVREPEHAGERHPHLVVGVDGSESSKAAVEFAVEEAALHGAALRAVWVWRRPVVSFGDETTGLDERRRILSETVAGWAEKYPDVRITCDVVRGHPVEELALASADALLVVVGRQGRGGYSGMRLGSVVHGLLHRAECPVITVPESRHG from the coding sequence ATGAAGGACACCGCTGTACGCAATGAGGTGATCGTCGGGATCGACCCGCGCGGGCAGGCCGTTCCGGCGCTCGCCTGGGCGGTCGACGAGGCTGTCCGCAGGCGGTCGCCCCTCCGGCTCGTGCTGGCGGTGCCGCCGCCGCCCGGCGAGCAGCACATCGACACATCCTGGCGTCGGTCGATGCTCAAAGCCCAGGGCGAAGACGCCCTCGCCGAGGCGGTCGCCACGGTGCGGGCGCTGGACGCGGACGTGCCCGTGGAGACGGAACTGCTCGACGGTACGCCGTCCGTGGTGCTCTGCCAGAAGGCGCGGTCGGCCCGGTTGGTCGTCGTCGGTTCCCGTCGGCTCAGCCGACCGGAGGAACTCCTCAGCGCGGGCTCGGTGGCCGTACCGGTCAGTGCCCGGGCGGACTGCCCGGTGGTCGTGGTCAGGGAGCCGGAGCACGCGGGGGAGCGGCATCCCCATCTCGTCGTGGGCGTCGACGGAAGCGAATCGTCCAAGGCCGCCGTGGAGTTCGCCGTGGAAGAGGCGGCGCTGCACGGCGCTGCCCTGCGCGCCGTGTGGGTGTGGCGGCGGCCCGTCGTGTCCTTCGGAGACGAAACGACGGGGCTCGACGAACGGCGCCGGATCCTGTCCGAGACCGTGGCGGGGTGGGCGGAGAAGTACCCGGATGTGCGGATCACCTGTGACGTGGTGCGCGGCCACCCGGTGGAGGAACTGGCTCTCGCTTCGGCCGACGCCCTGCTGGTCGTCGTCGGCAGGCAGGGGCGCGGAGGCTACTCCGGCATGAGACTGGGATCGGTGGTCCACGGCCTGCTGCACCGGGCGGAGTGCCCGGTGATCACCGTGCCCGAGTCCCGGCACGGCTGA